The following proteins are encoded in a genomic region of Desulfosporosinus youngiae DSM 17734:
- a CDS encoding DUF6076 domain-containing protein → MEQYPLIKVFEGNDKLIYSMAYAYPDKVTQYAQKFTGNGLIEFVEMDFEEYTTLLTETKSIPLTMENYQTIRNKIFDVAETIADKHRYVYFFLVGLLNNILKEPIYAKDEFEAALLRPLTTCIEELEHILELQEVCTKAVITCLDKESHSDKEMSQRLCEFVSEYPGFAEATVKIKYELLPKKNGKVDMDTLKDIHDWNLRETDEFLEIMHQDGGGVSLMPYYLFEYLDEILYFEFTEMLKNAQFIKRCKLCSRYFVLTDKRKRDFCDRPYKGDRTCKQVGAKLFYDQGLQGNDYLLAFLTEYNKVYSRRYRADGKSPEEFSGKDMSSEEYARWAKLARQARSDYLDGKITGEEMLEKIKME, encoded by the coding sequence ATGGAACAGTACCCACTGATTAAAGTTTTTGAGGGAAATGATAAGCTGATTTACTCCATGGCTTATGCCTATCCGGACAAAGTGACGCAGTATGCGCAAAAGTTCACTGGGAATGGATTGATTGAATTTGTGGAAATGGATTTCGAGGAATACACAACACTGCTCACCGAAACGAAATCCATTCCGCTGACGATGGAAAACTATCAGACAATCAGGAACAAAATATTTGATGTTGCGGAAACCATTGCGGATAAGCACCGCTATGTTTATTTCTTCTTGGTGGGCTTGCTGAACAACATTTTGAAAGAACCCATCTATGCCAAAGACGAATTTGAGGCTGCCTTGCTTAGACCTCTTACAACCTGTATAGAGGAATTGGAACACATTTTAGAACTACAGGAGGTATGCACGAAAGCGGTTATCACCTGTTTAGATAAAGAAAGCCACTCGGACAAGGAAATGTCCCAGCGGCTTTGTGAGTTTGTATCGGAGTACCCCGGCTTTGCCGAGGCTACTGTGAAGATAAAATATGAGCTGCTGCCAAAGAAAAATGGCAAGGTGGATATGGATACGCTTAAGGATATCCATGATTGGAATCTGCGGGAAACAGATGAGTTTTTGGAAATCATGCACCAGGATGGCGGAGGCGTCAGTCTGATGCCATACTATCTGTTTGAATATTTGGATGAGATTCTCTATTTTGAGTTTACCGAGATGCTGAAAAATGCCCAGTTCATTAAGCGATGCAAACTGTGCAGCCGCTATTTTGTGTTGACCGATAAGCGTAAACGGGATTTCTGTGATCGGCCATATAAAGGTGATCGCACCTGCAAGCAGGTTGGCGCAAAGCTGTTTTATGATCAGGGCCTGCAGGGAAACGATTATTTGCTGGCTTTCCTGACCGAGTACAACAAGGTGTACTCTCGCCGTTACCGTGCGGACGGTAAATCGCCAGAAGAGTTTAGCGGTAAGGACATGTCCTCGGAGGAGTATGCCCGATGGGCAAAGCTGGCGCGGCAGGCTCGGAGTGATTATCTTGACGGTAAAATTACGGGCGAAGAAATGCTGGAGAAAATTAAAATGGAATAA
- a CDS encoding AAA family ATPase produces the protein MSKKLKTMDAETLMTTPMEPLKFIVSGLLPEGLHVLAGSPKIGKSWLALWICLQVAKGENVWKFETLRGEVLYLCLEDSFARIQSRLFEITDEAPPTLHFAIMSATIGNGLEHQIESFITEHSDTGLIVIDTLQKVRKTVSANVNPYASDYDDINTLKQIADRHHLAILLVHHLRKTSDADPLNMISGTSGIAGGADTNFVLQKDKRTESTATLICTGRDIEGRELFLEFNKNKFLWELLEPIKMEQRIIPEEIFLLCDLIKSAGSFTGTATELIENLNLDCSPAILKKRIIRHMEHLGRNGIHYSENRTFERREFTLRYDGNDDMTAESRPQNLPSLLSALSQDSHLAAVAPCSPLCGEINGGLA, from the coding sequence ATGTCAAAAAAATTAAAAACCATGGATGCGGAAACCTTGATGACCACACCCATGGAGCCGCTGAAATTTATTGTCAGCGGTCTGCTACCCGAAGGACTGCATGTGCTTGCAGGCTCACCGAAAATTGGCAAGAGCTGGTTAGCCCTGTGGATCTGCTTACAGGTGGCAAAGGGTGAAAATGTATGGAAATTCGAAACGCTACGAGGCGAAGTCCTGTATCTTTGTTTAGAGGATAGTTTTGCAAGAATCCAAAGCAGGTTGTTTGAAATTACCGACGAAGCACCGCCTACGCTGCACTTTGCAATCATGAGTGCAACCATTGGCAATGGTTTAGAGCATCAGATTGAAAGTTTTATTACCGAGCATTCCGACACAGGCTTGATTGTCATTGACACCCTGCAAAAGGTTCGCAAAACAGTGTCAGCAAATGTGAATCCTTATGCCTCAGATTATGATGACATCAACACACTGAAGCAGATCGCGGACCGTCATCATCTTGCCATCCTGCTCGTACATCATCTTCGAAAAACAAGTGATGCCGATCCGCTCAATATGATTTCGGGTACCAGCGGTATTGCTGGTGGTGCTGATACAAACTTTGTACTGCAAAAAGACAAGCGAACGGAAAGTACCGCAACGCTCATCTGCACCGGCAGAGATATCGAGGGACGGGAATTGTTCTTGGAGTTCAACAAGAACAAATTTTTATGGGAGCTGCTGGAACCGATTAAAATGGAGCAGCGGATCATACCGGAGGAAATTTTTCTTCTCTGTGATTTGATAAAATCGGCAGGCAGCTTCACTGGGACGGCAACCGAGCTAATAGAAAACTTGAATCTGGATTGTAGCCCTGCAATTCTGAAGAAGAGAATCATTAGGCATATGGAGCATCTGGGTAGAAACGGCATTCATTATTCCGAGAACAGGACTTTTGAGCGGCGGGAATTTACTCTCCGCTATGACGGTAATGACGATATGACGGCAGAATCACGCCCCCAAAACTTGCCGTCTTTGCTGTCAGCACT
- a CDS encoding helix-turn-helix domain-containing protein, giving the protein MVNRMPLKESEVLNMPENNIQDRWISLQEVCDYLGVKRHTVMRWIEQRGMPASKVGKLWRFKTADIDEWVKKGGASDEREVIK; this is encoded by the coding sequence ATGGTCAATCGCATGCCTTTGAAAGAAAGCGAGGTGCTTAACATGCCGGAAAACAACATTCAAGATAGATGGATATCCCTGCAAGAGGTCTGCGATTATCTTGGCGTGAAGCGCCACACGGTCATGCGTTGGATTGAACAGCGGGGTATGCCCGCATCCAAGGTGGGAAAGCTCTGGCGTTTCAAAACTGCCGACATTGACGAATGGGTTAAAAAAGGCGGAGCCTCCGATGAGCGGGAGGTTATCAAATGA